One genomic window of Diospyros lotus cultivar Yz01 chromosome 8, ASM1463336v1, whole genome shotgun sequence includes the following:
- the LOC127807758 gene encoding uncharacterized protein LOC127807758 produces the protein MEANVSTTTIFANINSIPIPNGTNFKDWKENISIVLGCMDLDLALRIEQPAPLTDESSLHDMRNFEKWDHSNHMSLMIIKPGIPEAFRGAVSEGITNVNEFLVEIEKHFTKNDKAKTSTLLQRLISMKYKSKGNIMEYIMDISHIVSKLKGLKLELFDDLLVHLASIPVIDQERN, from the exons ATGGAAG CTAATGTGTCTACTACTACAATATTTGCCAATATAAATTCAATTCCCATACCAAATGGGACAAACTTCAAGGATTGGAAAGAGAACATATCGATTGTTCTTGGTTGCATGGATCTAGACCTTGCGCTCAGGATTGAGCAACCTGCTCCTCTTACGGATGAAAGCTCACTTCATGATATGAGGAACTTTGAGAAGTGGGATCACTCAAATCACATGAGTCTTATGATCATTAAGCCCGGCATTCCGGAAGCCTTTAGGGGCGCAGTGTCCGAAGGGATAACAAATGTCAATGAGTTCCTTGTAGAAATTGAGAAGCATTTTACGAAAAATGATAAGGCTAAAACAAGCACGCTTTTGCAACGCTTGATTTCAATGAAATATAAAAGCAAGGGTAACATAATGGAGTACATCATGGACATATCTCACATTGTTTCAAAACTTAAGGGATTAAAGCTTGAGCTATTTGATGACTTGCTTGTGCATTTG GCTTCTATACCTGTCATTGATCAAGAAAGAAATTAG